The DNA window GCATGGCAGGTGCTAAGAGGATATCTTTGGAATGGccgaaggaagaaagggaaggaggcaggaaagaaggaaggagcccACCTGTGAGGCCAAGCTTCCCTCAGCCTAGAACTTGGGATGTGATCTGCTCAGAGAACTCACGTCTTCTGGCCTGTCACCGACAGCCCTCCACCTCCCTACAACTCTCCTCACTCCTTCCTCATGCCAATCCCACCCTGCATGCAGCCTGCCAGGCACATTGGCCCCCCCGAGACCCTGGCTTCTCCCTCAAGTGCCTCTGGAAGGCTTCCCTTGCCCCCTCTCAGCCCCAGCCCTGTAGCCAGGCCCAGCAGACCCCTACCCCTGGGCTGCTGCTGAGCGCATTCAGGTGAGGGCAGAGCACACGGTGGGAGAGAGGCTTTGGAGGCCAAGAAGCACAGAGATATCCACTCCTTcccctctctgcttctctgagcaTCCAGGGGAGCCTGCTGTGGCCTTCCAGCATAAAGACTGGGGCCCAGGAACACACGAGTCCAGCTCTGGGCCCAAGCTCTGGTGGAGGAAGGATCAGTAGCAGATCCTGGAGGGGAAGGAGCCCCAGCACGGGTCTTACCTTGCTGTAAATAATCTGTAGTGTTAGAGGAACAGCCTCCCGGTCGTCATCGATGCCCAGCCGCTTGCTGCCAGGACCTGTGCCACACACAGACAGACCCTTCACTCCCTCTGGCTTCCCAGGCTCCTCAGGAACGCAGTGGCCTTGCCTCGCTGGGGCTTACCTCCCCATCCCCTGCCACACTGACCGTGACTCCCTAGGGATCTGTCTCACCAAGGCCCTGCATCTCTCTCCGACTCCACCTTCCGGGGGCCTCCACCTCCTCAGTGACCCCATCACTCCAGGGCCTCATCTCCGCTGTGATCACTCCTTCCCAGGGTCCCGCCTCCCCAGGGCCCCACCTCCTGGGTAACCCTGCCCCCCCATGGCCTCGCCTCCTGGGTAACCCCGCCTCCCCATGGCCTCGCCTCCTGGGTAACCCCGCCCCCCCATGGCCCTGCCTCCCAGTAACCCTGCCTCCCCAGGGACCCACCTACCGGGCAACCCCACCTCCCCGTGGCCCCGCCTCCTAGGTAACCCCGCCCTCCCATGGCCCCACCTCCTGTGCAGCCCCGCCTTCCCATGGCCCCAACTCCCGGGTAACCCCACCTCCCCAGAGCTCCGCATTTCGTGTCCCAGGCCCCGCCTCCCCGCCTGTCTCTGCTCAGGCAGTACCCACCCGAAGCCTTGATGGCACGTGTGGCAGCGGAGTGACCCAGCTCCAAGGAGTGGATGAAGATCTCTGTCGTCTTCTCCCCAGTGATGAAGGTCAGCTGCAGAGTGCAGGAGCATGTACATCAGTGTGAACCCCCGGAGGGGCCCATTCGGCTCCTCCAGCGTAGACCTGCTGGCTGTCCCAAGGCAGGGCTGGGGACTTGCAGGCCCGGCAGGTGGGGAAGAGGTGGTGCGGGTCAGGGAGGCCTTACCTCCGTCTGATAGACTTGCAGCAGCACCGGTCTGGCGGCAAAGCGGCAGTAGTAGAGTagcatgtcggccaggatgggcAGCTGGGTGGGGGAGCCCTCCAGGGCCTGGGCTTCAGCCTTCAGGGACTGCTGTGGCCAGAGGGAAGGGGCAGCCAAtccagatgggtgggtggatagatggcaAGAAGGAGCAAGAATTAGGGAGGAAGATAGAAGAGAGACATAGAGGCACCAGCCAGGGGGAGCTGGTGAGGTGGAAGCAGGAAGCAGGGGAGAGCCGATGCCCAGCCTCCATGCCCCTCTCCTGACCCACCGGCCTCCGGGGAGGCTTCTGGCTTAGCCAGACAAGGGCGGGAGTTGAGGAAGGGGGCTGAAATCTGAGGTCCCCTGGACCCTTCTGAGGCCCCTCTTCCATCACTGCAGTGACCCCAGCTCTTGCCCTCAGTGTCCTGAGTTCAGGCTCAGTCCTGCTTCTCACCCACACTCCCTGATCTTTTCCAAGAGGGCCCAGGTCCTCCATGGGGGCCTCAAGCTGGATTCCCTAAATCCAGGGCCTTCTAAGTGAGGCTGGGTGACTGCAGCCAGTGGACCCTGTTCCACAACCCCAGGGGTCACTTACCTGGCACAGAACTTCAGGGGGCAGGTGCATGAGGCCTAGCACATTGCGCTCATACCAGGGGTCCAGCATGCCGAGGTAGTGGGAGATGTCATTGGTGCTCTCCTCCCATGGGGTGGTGCCCAGCTCCTAGGGCGAGGGACAAGAGTCattcccagctccctgggaggcctGCCCATCCTAGCTCCAGGGCCTTGGATGGCACCTGCAGCCCCAAGCTGAGCTTCTCCCTGCCCTTGGGGAAGTATGACAACTTTCAGTCTTTGTCATATGGCAAAATGTCACATCCAAGTGCAGGGAGTGAGGACCACGCAGGGGCAGGTGCCCTGTCAACACAGGGCATTGCTTTTCATGACTTCCAATCGGCTTCCTTCAGGTAGCAAGAACTCTACATTACCACCCCACTGGTCTGGGCTGGGGACGTACTCCAGGGCTGGCATGCCTAGGGGAGTCTGTCGGGGGTGAGGGCGTCTGGCTCCGAGGGGGTGGACAGGCACCAGGGCTGGTCCTGTGACTTCGCTTCACAGGCACGTAGAAGAACTGAAGTTTGAAGAACCGTGTGAGGAGTGGGCGATTGTTCTCCAGCCGCCTGGCAAGAAGAAGATAGTGAGAAGgggggccggacatggtggctcacgcctgtaatcccagcactttgggaggctgaggtgggtggatcacctgaggccaggagttcaagaccagcctggccaacatggggaaacctcatctctactaagaaaaaaaaaaaaaaaattagtcaggtgtggtggcgtgcacctgtaatcccagcttcttgggaggctgaggcatgagaatcgcttgaaccggagagccagaggttacagtgagctgagatcatgccactgcactccagcccgggcaacagagcaagactctgtctcaaaataatagtaatcataataataaataaataatggaactTTTGGTTCCCCTGGGGCCTAAGCCTCAGGCCCCAGATTCCACCAGCACAACAACGCTGTTACCCAGGGCAGAGCGATGCCTCCCTATTACGGCTCTTACCGAAGGTTGCTGTATGCCCGAGCCACCTTCCCTGAAATCCGATCGGAGCCAAAGACCACAACACGTAGCGTGGAGGCCTTGGGATCCTCATCTCCACTCAGGAAGGGGCGGCGGCGCTGGTGACGTGAAGCGGGGGCTAGAAGCCAGCTGGGCAGCTGGGTACTGAGtttgggctggggcagggagcgGGAGCGCTGGGCCCGGGAAGGGGGCGATACTGGTTCGTCCAGGGGACTGCAGAGGCTCCCTGCCCGCCGCAGGGGCAGGGCCGTGTCCGAGTTGCCCTCCAGGCTCCGAGAGTCCCTCCGCAGTACCAGCTGGCTGGTACTCTTGAAGAGTTTATAGATCCTGATGAACTTCTGCCCAGGCCTGTGGTGGCCCCGGCGTTCCTGGCTGCCGCGCCTCCTGGGCCACTCGGAGGAGCTCTCCTCGCTGTCCTCCACGTAGCCGCTGTCCATGCCATCCGAGAGGCCTGAGACAAAGGAAGTCAGCAGATGGCGCGAGAGGGCCGGCCCTGAGGCCTGGGAGGATGCGAGGGACAGGGTGGAGTCGTGGGACGCCAAAGAGCTGGTGGAGAGCAGGGAGTCTCTCTCGGCACAATGCCCGTCAGTTTCcaagtcctcctcctcctcctcctcctcctcctcttcctcctcttcatcaTCTGCCAGGATCCCTGGCTGGAGCAGCTCCTGTTCCTTGAGCAGGATTTCCTGCAGGATGTCTGCAGGGAAGCAAGGCCAGCACTGTCTGGGTGTCTGGGCCCCCAAATCCCCTTCCATATTCCCTTTGGAGGGGAGACAGCAGAAGGACTCAGGGCCAGCCCAGGACTCCTAGCACTGCCCCTTGCTCTGCTTAGAGCCTGCTCAGGTGGGAGAGCTTTGGGGACGGGGCGGGAGCTGCACGGACCCAGGACCAGAAAGACGGCTCAGGCAGTGTGGGGTATGGGTGTCACCAGGGCCCCGGCTCCTTACCAAAGCTGTCCTGGTTCCAGCTATAGGTGTAACACCGGGCGACAGGGATGGGGATGGTATGCAGCTTCCCTGGTTTTGCAGTGTCTGTAAGAACAGGGAGGATAGGAGAAGAGGGCTGGGAAGAGGCCTTGGAGATTGGCCAGTCCAGTCCCCTTGCCTTGGAGAAGAGACCAGAGATGGGACAGCATCGGCACAAGGATGCACAGCCAGATAGGCTGAGGCTGAGTTAGAGCCAGGGTGCGGGCTCCCAGCCAGAGGGCCCTTCTTTCAAGGCATGCCCTTTATGAGCTGTGCGAACGTGGCCAAGCCACaacctctgagcctcattttACAATGTGCCCATGGGAGAATAATAACACTAGTCCAGAAGGTTTTTATGAGGAATATTGTAACAGGGAATGCGAATGGCTCCTCAAAATCTGTGCTCCCTTCTATGGTAATAGAGTTGTAGAGAGGATGTTTCCCAGGATCCTCTGGGGCAAGATGTGGCCACGTGACCAAGGCGGGCTCAAAGGAACATGTGCGGAAGTGATGTGCCCAGCTTCTGCATCACCTTCAACAGAAAAGCCCAGGCTTTGCCCTCATAAgcactctcttttcctcttccctcaaGCTGCCATCATGATggcacccccaccctgcccctaTAGATAGGAATGACAGACACCCCAGGGGATGACAGAGCAGTGAGATACTGAAAAAGCTGAGTCCCTGAGTGACTGTGTGGAGCAGAGCCACCAGGCCCACCTGGACCGTGCACCTTGGGACCTAGAATAGGCCATGGGGAATGTGGGAGAACCTCACTCTCCCGAGAGCCTCACCTAACACCCCAGGGAAGCCAGCTTTTTCTCCCACCGCCTGCAGCTTGGTCCTGAGCCACCGCCGGGCCTCTGCAGCATCTCCGATGCCAGATGCCAGCTCCTGTGCCTCTGCGGTCTCCGTGAAGATGTCCTCAAGCTCTGCCAGGGTCTTGGCCTGAAACCCCAGGAGGAGATGGGCATTGCTCCTGGACCGTGAGCTAGCTGTCCACCTGTTCCAGTTCCTAGCTTCATACTGAGGGAGGCAGTGATCTGTCCCCTCCCAGTCTCATCATCCATCTCCTACCCACAGCTGGCCAGGCAGCCAGGCCTCTCCCTGCCCACGGGCAGTGCGGTCAGGAAGGACTTCAGCTCTCCTCACTGTATCCCAGAGAGGGGAAGAAGCTGTGTGGGGTGACACAGCCGACCTGTGACAGAGCCAGGCCTAGAGGCCAGGTCTTCAGCCCGAAGCTCATTCTTGTTCTTATGGCACATGCCATCTTCTGAGGCACCAGTTATCAGCACCCGGCCCCACTGCCCAGGCTGCCACCCAACTGGTCAGGATCCAGCGCACCAGAAACCCCTTCTACGAGGTCAGCCCTCCAGCCACCACCCTGCCATGTCACCTGGGGCGCCGGAGACTAGTGTACCCTGGAGACCGTGGCTGAGATGAAGCAGGGAGAGGGCGCTACCTCTTCGGAGAGGTACTCTACCAGAGCCCCAGGCCCCAGGTACATACCTGCAGCCTGCAGTGCAGGCCCGGGACGTCACAGTGGGCCCCAAAGGTGGCCTGGAAGGCATGCAGGAGCAGGGTGGTGTAGGCACTGTGAGGCGAGTGTCCGGGGGTGCTCAGCTTATTGGCTACAGCGAGGAACTCGGCCTGCACTTCTACTGGGTTCAGCAATAGCAcagtgctggggacacagaggaCCGGCTGTGGCACCTGGGGGTGGGCAGCATGCCACGGCACAGCCACCCACCTCGTGCCTGCTGGTGCTCAGCTCTGCTGAGGCCAGGGCCTCCTTCCTCAAGCCCAGGCAGAGCTTGAGGAGGTGACCACAGGAGGCCAGGACAGAAGCAGCAGCTCCAGGACCCAGGTTCCCCGGGGAAAGCGTGGGGTTCACTGCTGAGCATTTTTCAGCTGTTGTTTTCAAAGATCTTTTCAAAATTGAACTTAAttctttaaaactaaatttacttaatttttacaaaaacatttttttcctatgagACAGCTGAGTGGACGCAAGATTACTCAAATGAGGATATTTTCGGCAAGGTGACTTGAAGCCAAGTGACCAGTTTTCGGGGGGAGCCGGGCAGCGACGTGGTGCTGTACAGTGTGGTCTGGGGCGAGAGGGGCATGAAATTCCTCATGGCGTGGGGCTGCCTCTGCCCAGAGGAGAGGGTGCGAAGTCAGAGTGCATCTTCTTCCTGCGCTCGTGAGGGACGCCTTTTCTAATTGGCCCAAAGTTGTGACACAGGCTTTCGTGGGCTGGGAGGGGAGTGTGTGCCTGGCCACTGCTACCTCCCTTCCCGATGGACACCCAGATTCCCTCTTGGTGCCAgtgtttacatttctttattgtGGAAACTTTCAAACATACCCCAAATTGAAAGAATCGTGGGCTCTGAGGCACTGATCACTTTGTTTACAGTTAACAACGCACGGCTGTTCTCACTTCCCCCATGCCAACCCCTGCACCACTGCATGACCTCGAAGCAAACTCGAGCCATCGCGGTTTTGAATCCATAAATGCTTTAGTATGAGCTGCGTGTGATGGCTCCTGCTCTCTCAGTTCCACACTCTGCATTTAAACCCAGTGCAGAGGAGCCCCATGCAGGCAGCATTCCCTCCAGGCTCTGGGGACATCGGTGCCCGGGGACAGGGCAGAGACAGGACTAGTCTCTGTCAAAGTCCCCATCATTTGGGAAGAAACTAACTTTGATTTCTCTATCTGCAAGAAAAAGGTGGTGGGCTTGCATAAGCAGCGCCTTTTAACCTTATCACGAGCCCAGCCGAGCCCCTGCCCTCACCAGCTTGCATAATTTATCTGCCGCATAATTTATCATCATTCTCAATTTATAGATAATGAAAGTGAGACCATCTCCCAACTGTAAGCTCTTTCTACAAATCTCTCAGTGCCTCACTTCCCTGATGTGAAAACTCCCCTTCTCACAGGGTTAacgtgaggattaaatgagtcagCACACGTAACTGTAACTGCGCTTAGAATGGCGCCTGGAGGTCGAGAAAGGGTCTAAGAGGCGTTGATGATTCTTCATCAGCCCACCTGCCCCAGCTCCCCCAGAGGCATCTTATTTACTTACTAAACTACAACATGTTAGCATTCTTTCCCTCTCTGGACATCTATCATTTTGTTTGTGCTTGTTTTTACCTAGAGGGAAATTAAGAAGTGTTGCTCAGGGGAGTGAGTGGGAAGTGAACCCCTGGGGCTGGGAATGGGGAGGGCCGGGGGCCTATAATTTCTGAGCTGGTGAAGGCCGGGGTCCCTGGGCTCCCAACATGTCCAGGCAAGGCAGCACCCAACTCTTTGAGGCCTGCAGAGGGTCCTCCAAATGGGCACCCCCTCTCTAGTGCTTTTCAAACTGCAGGTGAGGACCCAGGAGTGAGTAATGAAGTCATCTGGGGGAGCTGAATTTGTTTcttaaatgaaatagaatagaatagagctCATCCTACGTAGCAGGGATACATTTCGtttcagctgtgtgtgtgtgtgtgtgtgtgtgtgtgtgtgtgtgtaccaggATGTCGtataaaatggatttttattgtAGGTCCTGGTCAAaaaagtttggaaacactgttttagtAACAGGCAGAAAGAGACTGTGGAAATACCATGGGCTTCTGAATAAGCCTGAGAGTTAAATTGTGGCTCAGACCCTTGCtcgctgtgtgactttggggaagTTGCTTGGCCTCTCTGACCTCCAGTTCCTCATCTGAAAAGAATGGATAAAGTGGGGGAACTGTGTGCCTAACACCTGGCACAATTGATGCAGCCCTCTTTAAGAATCTGGTGAAAGACCCTCAGCCTAGAAAAACAAACCTGGACACAAAATACCACCAGCAGTGCCAGGAGTTCCCAGATCCCTGGAAGCCTGTTTGTTGCTGGCTGGGGTGGAtggtgggggggcggggggcagggtACTGGATGTTTGAGTGGGGGAGGAGGGTGAAGGTGGAACAGTGCAGGGGTCCCAAACTCCCTCCCCCCTGTTTCTCCGTCCCCCAAGAGCACTCACACGGTGGAGCTGCGGTGACTCCTGATGGGCAGGCCCTGCTCAGCCCTCACCAGCCTCTGGTAGGAGATCCCTGTGGGCCAACAAGAAAAGAGTTCATGGGCTGGTCAATTCCTTCAGCATCATCCTTGTGCCTCGTGGCGAGCCAAGCACCGGACAATCAGGTTGGAAGTTCCCGGATGGCGCTCAGGAGAACCTGGAGAGGAGCTGTTCAGTGGCTCCTCCAGCGTGCCTAGCAGTTTGCTTCTCTGCATCCTTTTACACCTCACGAGTCATATCCCCACCTTCGCCTCCAACACCAAAACTCGGTCCTGGGCCTCGCTGTCCTCTGGATTCCCGTGGCCTCTCCGACTGCCCTCCCTTCCTTAGAGCTTGCCACTCCCCTCGTGGCTCAGGTCCCGGCCCCAGGCTTGGAGGCAGCCTAGCTAAAGAGAAAGGGATCCAGGGTGAGAGCCCGGGTCAGAAGCCTGAGTTCTATTCCAGCTCTTGGCCAGGTCACTTaatccctgagcctc is part of the Chlorocebus sabaeus isolate Y175 chromosome 16, mChlSab1.0.hap1, whole genome shotgun sequence genome and encodes:
- the PIK3R5 gene encoding phosphoinositide 3-kinase regulatory subunit 5 isoform X1, with amino-acid sequence MQPGATTCTEDRIQHALERCLHGLSLGRRSTSWSAGLCLNCWSLQELVSRDPGHFLILLEQILQKTREVQEKGTYDLLTPLALLFYSTVLCTPHFPPDSDLLLKAASTYHRFLTWPVPYCSICQELLTFIDAELKAPGISYQRLVRAEQGLPIRSHRSSTVTVLLLNPVEVQAEFLAVANKLSTPGHSPHSAYTTLLLHAFQATFGAHCDVPGLHCRLQAKTLAELEDIFTETAEAQELASGIGDAAEARRWLRTKLQAVGEKAGFPGVLDTAKPGKLHTIPIPVARCYTYSWNQDSFDILQEILLKEQELLQPGILADDEEEEEEEEEEEEEDLETDGHCAERDSLLSTSSLASHDSTLSLASSQASGPALSRHLLTSFVSGLSDGMDSGYVEDSEESSSEWPRRRGSQERRGHHRPGQKFIRIYKLFKSTSQLVLRRDSRSLEGNSDTALPLRRAGSLCSPLDEPVSPPSRAQRSRSLPQPKLSTQLPSWLLAPASRHQRRRPFLSGDEDPKASTLRVVVFGSDRISGKVARAYSNLRRLENNRPLLTRFFKLQFFYVPVKRSHRTSPGACPPPRSQTPSPPTDSPRHASPGELGTTPWEESTNDISHYLGMLDPWYERNVLGLMHLPPEVLCQQSLKAEAQALEGSPTQLPILADMLLYYCRFAARPVLLQVYQTELTFITGEKTTEIFIHSLELGHSAATRAIKASGPGSKRLGIDDDREAVPLTLQIIYSKGAISGRSRWSNLEKVCTSVNLNKACRKQEELDSSMEALTLNLTEVVKRQNSKSKKGFNQISTSQIKVDKVQIIGSNSCPFAVCLDQDERKILQSVVRCEVSPCYKPEKSDLSSPPQRPPDLPAQAAPDLCSLLCLPIMTFSGALP
- the PIK3R5 gene encoding phosphoinositide 3-kinase regulatory subunit 5 isoform X2, whose product is MQPGATTCTEDRIQHALERCLHGLSLGRRSTSWSAGLCLNCWSLQELVSRDPGHFLILLEQILQKTREVQEKGTYDLLTPLALLFYSTVLCTPHFPPDSDLLLKAASTYHRFLTWPVPYCSICQELLTFIDAELKAPGISYQRLVRAEQGLPIRSHRSSTVTVLLLNPVEVQAEFLAVANKLSTPGHSPHSAYTTLLLHAFQATFGAHCDVPGLHCRLQAKTLAELEDIFTETAEAQELASGIGDAAEARRWLRTKLQAVGEKAGFPGVLDTAKPGKLHTIPIPVARCYTYSWNQDSFDILQEILLKEQELLQPGILADDEEEEEEEEEEEEEDLETDGHCAERDSLLSTSSLASHDSTLSLASSQASGPALSRHLLTSFVSGLSDGMDSGYVEDSEESSSEWPRRRGSQERRGHHRPGQKFIRIYKLFKSTSQLVLRRDSRSLEGNSDTALPLRRAGSLCSPLDEPVSPPSRAQRSRSLPQPKLSTQLPSWLLAPASRHQRRRPFLSGDEDPKASTLRVVVFGSDRISGKVARAYSNLRRLENNRPLLTRFFKLQFFYVPVKRSHRTSPGACPPPRSQTPSPPTDSPRHASPGELGTTPWEESTNDISHYLGMLDPWYERNVLGLMHLPPEVLCQSLKAEAQALEGSPTQLPILADMLLYYCRFAARPVLLQVYQTELTFITGEKTTEIFIHSLELGHSAATRAIKASGPGSKRLGIDDDREAVPLTLQIIYSKGAISGRSRWSNLEKVCTSVNLNKACRKQEELDSSMEALTLNLTEVVKRQNSKSKKGFNQISTSQIKVDKVQIIGSNSCPFAVCLDQDERKILQSVVRCEVSPCYKPEKSDLSSPPQRPPDLPAQAAPDLCSLLCLPIMTFSGALP